The sequence below is a genomic window from Lolium perenne isolate Kyuss_39 chromosome 7, Kyuss_2.0, whole genome shotgun sequence.
cccagctcacacttagctggttttcccggagaatccagcctctacgctacaacgcgcgcctgatgtgcgcttatactggggcggatgatcttctccgggttacccgccacgatcttccggccgactctctgaagagaaggttcaagacgctggtgaagattccgaggggccaacaggtcccggaactgttcaaggatatttacacgaacgatcagtgtcctccggtaagctttgttctttccgttgcttcaaacttcccaagttttttgatgtttaactctaactcttgttcattttccttccagctcaacactttggcggaggaaaacttccgcaccatcattcgcgtccccgtcaccggcgacacggcggaggaggctccggaagacgacgaggaggaagaggaccaggcaccccgcaaggcggcccctcgacctacaaagcgttcccgcgccaaagcttccggctctgaagccggagctagcggcgaggcctccgccaagaagccaaagacgacgaaaccacctccgcttgactcaaggaaggcggagcgtgcgcgtctacggatgctctcgacggctggccagggcacacgccccatcattcccggcgccccgtgagtttccgagcatgatgcgatttttacttagcgaaattatttcttgtctaaaccctttcacttgtttgcaggaatccgaaaaccgctgccacgcggaccaccagccaggagcccatcacgaagtacatgaagaaatctccggctgttggtccctctactccagttccacccagcgcttcccaccctactcctcaaccgtcgcctcctcaggctgacccatctcccccgcctgccgcaaacactccaccggagataattccggttagcagcgggcacctggaggaagaagatcccaaggccaaaagccctgcccaagaagaggcggaaacacaaggccaaggagatgcggaagtcacttccgagaaggctggagagggtgctggcgacatagtcgtttttccgaagaacttcggagatccggcggacaccacttccacccccaaggcgtatgccaccaagttttttaacaagctgactgaggcggagaagtgggaacttgaacaagacctgctcaacgccatgctgaacaacgcctgggggaagccggattccaggacatcggagatccaggacttcaagaaaaacattggccagttctgcgatcaacttatctgcaagcaaaaggtactccccagtagcccccaagcatgtaggcggaaactcaaaaagtagttagcgcttaaatgcttagagaaaaattacttccgggaaagttttttagaatggaccagtagcccccaagcattatggcggaaaagttccggcaatgatgctttaaaagaaaccactgctataggcggaatttttactcctgcactgtttaaattttacaggaacagcaggcgctgcactacgagctgcacaagaacattgccctgcagcgccgcgttactctgagtcaggcggaaaatatccggaccctgaaggatgagaatgcggaactggctaaacaactggcagacgcccaaggttggtttccaccttcttcgttattaaccaaattccgacttcaaatttgctgttaacgtatattattataggcgcatcctcctcccttgcaacagcttcgactgaacttgagaacctgcgctcctcgtaccaagaattggagacgaaactaaaggaggcggaacttaagagggagcaggccgaaaagcagctggcggagaaaaactccgagcatatcagggagaagggcgagctggagctgaaaaagaatgctgacagcgagaccatcaggAGGCAGCAAAAGGAGCTGAACGGACTCCGGAAATTCATGGAGACAGCGGAgcagcactgggacttgctcaatgagaacatcttgggtatgatatcggaaccttgtcaagatatttgctccgattctttttactttgcgctcaaattgcatgcttatatcctgattatctttttatgtagagccgcttgggtacccggaacagcgccgaatttgttcccacgagacgatCTTACGCAACTCGCGGGTgatgactgcaaggatctcatctccgcctcccgcaaaatatgccataatttgaacatcaaaaggagccgcacttgtgacgtgcgcaagcttattggtaagatggacgttctgccggagctggtgattgatctacaagcatcttcagcccgaggcgcagctgcaatggccttgaccatgtgcctagcacatactccgggtcttgatcttgatgaagtgaccacgggcgttcctccggatgcggacgtcggcgagctgctggatgcagtgagcggctacgacacccgcatcgcgcgcaggatccggcacgaggaattctacgacaaggtcgtcctcGCTGCTGACGAGGCCTTAGAAGCGGAATTTTTGAAGGATCTCGACGCccaggcgcgacctgcggaatccggagccgagtttacctggaccagctccaaggatgcgccccaagaagaacccaagaccagcactgctgcttccgaagaaaaggaaagtgaagaagacgtatcttctccggccgaaggcgccaaggaacaagatccagagggcaaaacttctccggctaagggggagtgagaacttttattcctgcgggaaaagcaatgcatcattttggccccagcaagggtttgtaataagactttaaattcttaagtagctaggaacgaaacgattatgcatggggcggaaacacttatcctgctgtccgttaaatattatgtgcatgtttcgttttatgtcggaaagcaagtgctgacttcgttattttccggcttgcccgcttgaccttccacgagccggaaaaccttagccggaaacgctcgccagcggcgacgaagcccaatggcagtccgtccgtaaccgcggaaacaagcccccaggcataggtgccggaaatcgctactaggaatccacgagttcgcaacagataacaactttatcagaaaacttaagcttacgtcctaaaggacgattttgaaaatcacaactttcatacacgcctaggcggaaaaaatccagctctgcggttttagttggaaaaaacatacacgatctaaaatgaacaagtaaaggaggtaaaagactcaaaagagtgaaccagaagctttatttcattgatcatgtataactattacagagtttagaactcggaaaatatatgctaagtgtagaaaggacgtagctgtgcgatattccaagggcgatctgtttcatcgtagatgtcatccggatcctcacgcttgcgtttccggtgccagttagcaggtctatcccttaactcgcggaaatcgacaaggtagtacgacccgttatgaagcactttgctaacgacgaagggtccttcccatggagattgcagcttatggtctttcacctgtcgaaggcggaggaccaggtctcctgccataaaggagcgtttccgaactcgacgactgtgataacgtcggagcttttgctgatagatggcggatctctgatctgctaagttgtgggtatacttcatgggtgtaccatcgacaattGTGTGTGATACTACCACTCTTCCTAATTTATATTTCATTAATCAAATTTATGGTTAAACTATTTTTCTTACTCAACTAAATGTTGGCCTAATAAACTATCCTGAAATCTTACGAGCGGACACGTGCTAGATGGGTGTCCTGGGCACACGCACTAGGCAACAGCTATTTGCATCCAGCTGTCAAAAAATGGAAGACTAGCTGATATAAGGTGTTGTTTTTTAAAAAACTGTAACTTTCAAACCGTGCGGCGAAATTACAATTTGTTTTCACTTCTAAAATCTCCACAACGAGAGCTTCAAAACTAGACCACATTTCGTATGTTTTCGACGATTTTTTTTAACAAGCAACTGTGATGCGCGACAgagcaactttgttgtgcagcAAAACAACTTTAGTGTGTGACAAAGCAACTTTGGTGTGCAACGAACATGTACACTTTTTGGTACACGAATGCGCAACTTTGGTGCCCGACAACAATTTTGGTGTCCGTCTGAGCAATTTCAATGTGTGATGAAGAAACTTAAGTGCCTTGTAGAGCAACTTTGGTGCTCGGCGACGTAGTTTTCGAACCCCGCGGAGCAACTTTAGCCACTGACCGAGCAATTTTTGTGtcctgcagagcaactttggtactcgACAAAGCAAATTTGGTCTGTGACGACCCAATTTTGACGTCCAGCGAAGCAACTTTGGtgcccaccaaataaattttgatGGATGGCTGAGCAACTTTGGGGTCCAGCGATGCAACTTTTATTGTGAATGTAGATTTACGCTGTGCAGCAAAGTTGCCTCACCCCGTTAGGCATCACGTGTTTGGGGTGCGCTCTCTATGCCCGTCGAGAGCAGAGGTGTTGTCTAGACGTGCAGTAGTTGTTTTAATCAGTTATTGTGAAGTTGTGCTAACTACACAGTGGCCGGTCATGCTGTCAACCTAGGTTTTTTTCCATCGCCCATCAAACTTGCTTCGTCAAGTATCAAAATTGCTTCATCGCGCATCAAAGTTATTTCGTGGTGTATCAAAGTTGCTTCTTAAAAAATTAGTTAAAACATATGCAAATACGGTCTAGTTTTGAAGTTCTCATCGTGACAATTCCAAAAATGAAAACGAATCATGATTCTAACACCCGGTTTAGAAgatatgattttttttaaaaaaagttgcAATGAAATTAATGCACGTCACCTGGGCTGCATTGTACTAGGAGGAGTCTCTTTCCTTTTTATCCGTACAGACCAGGTAGGAACAACAAATTTACTATTTTTAGGTGGTGTGCTCAAAACCTCTAACAAGCATGCAGCCGCTCGCTAGATCTGTCCATAAACTATTACTTATGAGGGAAGTAGACACGCGGCGGCATCTCTCTCTCCATACGCTCTCTAGTTATGAAGTTATGATTACATGTGCAACAAGAATAAATCATGACGGACCGTACGTGGCAAAACATGGATATCCAACTATATAGTACTGCCATGTCCACGAAGACCAGGGTCAAGGTAAGACAAAGGTAAGACTCGGTGTCAGCGTCGAGACAACGCTACTTATTTCCGTTGCGTCCTCAGCCTTGCACGGGTCGCGTGCGTGCGGTGGGACATAGCTTAGATCCCAAGCAAACCGATGACCGTTTCACACAAGGACGGCCAGGATTACGTGTACGTTCGCATCGTGCGGCGCAAAACTCCCCGCTTGGATCTCAAGCTACTATACCATGGCGGCCACCGGCAACCTCTCGTAGACGCGCCATATATAAGCGTCGGCCGCGGGCCTCCCCTCTCACCGAAATCCTCAAGCCCATCGCTCTCCGTCTCTGCCCCTATCCCGCCAGTCCGCCGACTCTAGACCGTGCTCCTCGTTTTCGATACTGCCGGCGACTCGCTCCGGAGGTTTCGATTCCAATGGTGCGTGGATTTCTTAGATTTCCTTCTTGTTTTTTGCTCTCAAATTTCGAGGCACTTGCGCTTCTCGTCGGCCGTTCTAGATTGACTGATGGATTTCGATTCTCGTTTTCGACCCAACGCAGGCTCTCCCCGGCACCCAGGCCGTGGAGTACCCCAGCTTCAAGCTCGTCCTCGTCGGCGACGGCGGCACCGGCAAGACCACGTTCGTCAAGAGGCACGTCACCGGCGAGTTCGAGAAGAAATACGAACGTAAGTCATGAACCTGCCTGTTTACGTCTCTAGTCCGATGGCTCTTTCGGATCTTGGTCGCGTCTCGTGTCTCTGTTGATGAGGTGCGTCTTGTTCTGCAGCGACGATCGGCGTGGAGGTGCGGCCGCTGGACTTCCAGACGAACCGCGGAAGGATCAGGTTCTACTGCTGGGACACGGCCGGACAGGAGAAGTTCGGCGGCCTCCGTGACGGATACTAGTAAGACCCTGCTTCGAATCAACTCTACTAGCTACCTGCAATTATCGATAATGAATCTGTTATGAGACGAGTGCTACTTACGCTCGATCTAGGTTCAGATGTTTCAGTAATATAATCTCTTAGTACATGCATACTTGACGGGGTTTGGAAATTTCTGGTCTAGTAAATTAGTAAGAAATAATCGTGTTGGTCACAATGACGTATTTGAATCctgcattgttggcggctttaTTTATCGTACTCTATGCCTCCGATTTTGTATCCAATTGATCACTTGAATTAGTTGCTAGAAACAAGTAGCCCAAGTTCTTGATGCAGAGATTTTTTGGGCGATCTCTTACTGCACTTTTGATTATTCATACTACTAACCTCAGAAAATAATGTTTAAACGGATGATGAGTTGGTATTTAGAAGATACAGTACTTGCACACAGTCTGCCTGCTTCACAACACTGATCTTTTACGGGAGAGACTTGTATCGGATCTCCCCATTAGGTAGGATCATAGGATCAACTTAGAGAAATCATACTTTGGctatgcgaaaaaatctgaaaataattagCAACATGCATATAGGTTGTATTTACAACTCCAAGAAATTTCAGCTCAAAATATAATCTACACttggagaaacaaaaaagacaaattctgtTGTGAATAGTGTCAGATCTAGTTGAATAGTATTTCACACTATTCACACccagatttatcttttttgtcTCTCTAAGTGTATGTCGAATTTGAAGTTGCAAATTTTTGGCATTGCATATATAACATAGATGTGTGTTGtcattttttttcagaatttttgaacatgttttgtctTTGCAAAAAAATTAATCTCATAGATCCTATCTAAGACTTGATCCTACCTAAGTCTTCCCCGATCTTTTACTGATGACCCCAAACATCGGTAGTACTTAAACAATTGCAGCACCTAGAATTGACTAGATTACACGTAAGCACCTACATACATAGGAGCTTGTGATTTTCAGCAAAGCAACTAAAATGCCATGATCAACAGACACAATGGTTCATGTCTTGTATTGCTACTTCTTTGGTTTGTGCACATTGACAGAGTGCATTCTTACCTTTCTCCTGTTGTTTTTCAGCATCCATGGCCAGTGTGCCATCATCATGTTCGATGTCACCTCCAGGCTCACCTACAAGAACGTTCCCACCTGGCACAGGGACATCTGCAG
It includes:
- the LOC139833919 gene encoding uncharacterized protein, which translates into the protein MKKSPAVGPSTPVPPSASHPTPQPSPPQADPSPPPAANTPPEIIPVSSGHLEEEDPKAKSPAQEEAETQGQGDAEVTSEKAGEGAGDIVVFPKNFGDPADTTSTPKAYATKFFNKLTEAEKWELEQDLLNAMLNNAWGKPDSRTSEIQDFKKNIGQFCDQLICKQKEQQALHYELHKNIALQRRVTLSQAENIRTLKDENAELAKQLADAQGASSSLATASTELENLRSSYQELETKLKEAELKREQAEKQLAEKNSEHIREKGELELKKNADSETIRRQQKELNGLRKFMETAEQHWDLATLVLDKANLVCDDPILTSSEATLVPTK
- the LOC127313482 gene encoding GTP-binding nuclear protein Ran-3, whose protein sequence is MALPGTQAVEYPSFKLVLVGDGGTGKTTFVKRHVTGEFEKKYEPTIGVEVRPLDFQTNRGRIRFYCWDTAGQEKFGGLRDGYYIHGQCAIIMFDVTSRLTYKNVPTWHRDICRVCENIPMVLCGNKVDVKNRQVKSKMVTFHRKKSLQYYEISAKSNYNFEKPFLYFARKFSGDMNLRFVEELALKPAEVTVDLVAQKKIEAEIAAAAAMPLPDEDDENIMD